In the genome of Desulfofarcimen acetoxidans DSM 771, one region contains:
- a CDS encoding WecB/TagA/CpsF family glycosyltransferase, which yields MKVNLLGAAIDALDMQQTVERTAEFIKSSKPHFIITLNPEFLYQAQFQHRLLDLIGGADLVTPDGVGIVWACRVAGCPVPERVTGIDLLLYLTERAAREGWRIFLLGSAPGVAAEAADKLVEKYPGLQIAGTCHGYFKPEEEKDLLNRIKESKPDLLFVALGAPRQELWIDAHLKDLKVPAAMGIGGSLDVIAGRVPRAPLWLQRLKLEWLGRLIREPSRWRRMLVLPKFALLVIRRHKLKQ from the coding sequence ATGAAAGTAAACCTGCTTGGTGCAGCTATAGATGCTTTGGACATGCAGCAGACCGTTGAGAGGACAGCAGAGTTTATTAAAAGCAGCAAACCACATTTTATCATTACCTTAAACCCGGAGTTTTTGTATCAGGCTCAGTTTCAGCATCGCCTGTTGGATTTAATCGGCGGGGCTGACCTGGTTACACCTGACGGGGTTGGTATTGTGTGGGCCTGCCGGGTTGCCGGGTGTCCGGTGCCGGAACGTGTTACCGGAATTGATCTTTTATTATATCTGACAGAAAGAGCGGCCCGCGAAGGCTGGCGCATCTTCCTCCTGGGCTCCGCTCCGGGAGTGGCGGCCGAGGCCGCTGATAAACTCGTGGAAAAATATCCCGGGCTGCAGATAGCAGGGACATGCCATGGCTATTTTAAACCCGAAGAGGAAAAAGATTTGTTGAACAGAATAAAGGAGAGCAAGCCTGATTTGCTCTTTGTCGCGTTAGGTGCTCCCCGGCAGGAACTTTGGATTGATGCCCACTTGAAAGACTTAAAAGTACCCGCGGCTATGGGTATCGGCGGCAGTTTAGATGTAATAGCCGGTAGGGTTCCTCGTGCTCCGCTATGGCTGCAGCGTTTAAAATTAGAATGGCTGGGCCGCTTAATCAGGGAGCCAAGCCGCTGGAGAAGAATGCTGGTCTTGCCTAAGTTCGCACTATTAGTTATTAGGAGACACAAATTAAAACAATAA
- a CDS encoding type II toxin-antitoxin system Phd/YefM family antitoxin, with amino-acid sequence MPNIRPISDLRNKANEISEFCHREREPVFITKNGVGDMVVISIEVYEQQQALIELYCKLSEAEAEIANGAASEDFWEVTKKLRSSIHGKI; translated from the coding sequence ATGCCGAACATTCGGCCCATTTCAGATTTAAGGAACAAAGCCAATGAAATCTCCGAATTTTGCCACAGGGAGCGCGAGCCGGTTTTCATCACTAAGAACGGAGTAGGTGACATGGTGGTTATAAGTATTGAAGTTTACGAGCAGCAGCAGGCTCTTATTGAGCTTTATTGCAAGCTGTCTGAAGCTGAAGCGGAAATAGCAAATGGCGCGGCTAGTGAAGATTTTTGGGAGGTAACGAAGAAACTACGGAGCAGCATTCATGGAAAGATATAA
- a CDS encoding type II toxin-antitoxin system RelE/ParE family toxin, with protein MERYKLLIFPQSKQDLQDIVDYINELSPDAAFKLYDEIVEGIGSLAQMPMRCPLLRSSVLRAKGYRVLVVHNYLVFYVVNGKTVEIRRILYRRRQYDFLL; from the coding sequence ATGGAAAGATATAAGCTACTCATTTTTCCTCAGTCCAAACAGGATTTGCAGGATATAGTCGACTATATCAATGAGCTTTCGCCGGACGCCGCATTTAAGCTGTACGATGAAATAGTGGAAGGCATCGGCTCGCTTGCGCAAATGCCCATGCGGTGTCCGCTACTGAGAAGCTCTGTGCTAAGGGCGAAAGGCTACCGTGTACTGGTGGTTCACAACTATCTAGTGTTTTATGTTGTAAATGGCAAGACCGTGGAAATTCGCCGCATTCTGTATAGGCGCAGACAGTATGACTTTCTGCTATAG
- the rfbB gene encoding dTDP-glucose 4,6-dehydratase codes for MQNILITGGAGFIGSNFVKFILDRDTQYKIINVDALTYAGNLENLKGIAENSNHTFIKADIRDRVKIDEIFSKHNIDTVVNFAAESHVDRSIVEPEIFLTTNILGTQVLLDIAKNYWKVNPDDKYCKEYKPGVKYLQVSTDEVYGALGKTGMFVETMPLLPNSPYSASKAGADMIVRSYHETFGMPVNITRCSNNYGPYQFPEKLIPLMIENCLKGKKLPIYGDGMQVRDWLHVYDHCSAIESVLNKGVVGEVYNIGGNNEKSNIEIVKLIISTLGKSEDLIKYVQDRPGHDRRYAIDNTKITTQLGWAPAYKFEQGMKETIEWYLNNTEWIENIVSGDYVKYYEKMYRYSK; via the coding sequence ATGCAAAATATACTTATAACAGGCGGTGCCGGATTCATTGGCAGCAATTTTGTGAAGTTTATACTGGACAGAGATACGCAATACAAGATTATCAATGTAGATGCTCTGACCTATGCCGGCAATCTGGAAAACCTGAAGGGCATAGCGGAGAATTCAAACCATACCTTTATCAAAGCAGATATCAGGGACAGAGTAAAAATAGATGAGATATTCTCTAAACATAACATTGATACTGTAGTGAATTTTGCAGCGGAATCTCACGTTGACAGGAGTATCGTTGAGCCAGAGATATTTCTTACAACAAATATCCTCGGAACTCAAGTATTGCTTGATATTGCAAAGAATTACTGGAAAGTCAATCCCGATGATAAATACTGTAAGGAATACAAGCCGGGAGTGAAATACCTGCAGGTATCAACGGATGAAGTATATGGCGCATTAGGTAAAACAGGAATGTTTGTCGAGACCATGCCACTTTTGCCAAATAGCCCATACTCTGCATCTAAAGCAGGTGCGGATATGATTGTGAGATCTTATCATGAAACCTTTGGCATGCCAGTTAACATCACACGCTGCAGTAACAACTATGGGCCTTATCAGTTCCCTGAGAAATTGATTCCTCTTATGATTGAAAATTGCTTGAAGGGGAAGAAATTGCCAATATATGGGGATGGAATGCAGGTAAGAGATTGGCTTCATGTATATGATCATTGTTCAGCAATAGAATCAGTTCTGAATAAAGGGGTAGTTGGTGAGGTTTACAATATCGGCGGTAATAATGAGAAGTCTAATATCGAAATAGTTAAGCTTATCATATCTACTCTCGGAAAATCCGAAGACCTAATCAAATATGTCCAAGACAGACCGGGACATGACAGACGATATGCCATTGATAATACTAAAATTACAACTCAGCTTGGATGGGCTCCAGCATATAAATTTGAACAGGGAATGAAAGAAACTATCGAATGGTATTTGAATAACACCGAGTGGATAGAGAACATTGTGTCTGGTGATTATGTGAAATATTACGAGAAAATGTATCGGTATTCAAAATGA
- the rfbD gene encoding dTDP-4-dehydrorhamnose reductase, protein MKVLVTGVEGQLGYDVVKRLNLLGIENIGVDRTDFDITDKEQTEAYIFDCKPDVVIHCAAYTAVDKAEEEQGLCYAINVDGTRYISEACKKIDAKMLYISTDYVFDGEGTEAQKEDKPTAPANYYGYSKEQGELLVKELLEKYFIIRTSWVYGKNGNNFVKTMLKLGQTKDEISVVNDQVGVPTYTPDLAVSICDMLQTTKYGTYHVVNEGYCSWYEFVVEIFKQAGINIKVNSIPTSEYPTRAKRPLNSRLSKEKLDKNGFNRLPEWKDALKRYLDEL, encoded by the coding sequence ATTAAAGTCCTGGTAACTGGAGTGGAGGGTCAGTTGGGTTATGATGTTGTCAAGAGATTGAATCTACTCGGAATCGAAAATATAGGTGTTGATAGAACAGATTTTGACATAACAGATAAAGAACAGACAGAAGCTTATATTTTTGATTGCAAACCTGATGTTGTCATTCATTGTGCTGCCTATACCGCTGTAGACAAAGCTGAGGAGGAGCAAGGGCTGTGTTATGCAATAAATGTTGACGGCACCAGATATATATCTGAAGCCTGCAAAAAGATTGATGCAAAAATGTTATATATTAGTACTGACTATGTATTTGATGGTGAGGGAACTGAGGCTCAGAAGGAAGATAAGCCGACTGCTCCAGCTAATTATTATGGCTACTCAAAAGAACAGGGCGAGCTGCTTGTAAAAGAACTTTTAGAGAAATACTTCATCATCAGAACTTCATGGGTATATGGCAAGAATGGCAATAATTTTGTGAAGACCATGTTGAAGCTTGGACAGACCAAAGATGAAATCAGTGTAGTCAATGATCAGGTTGGGGTACCAACATATACGCCAGACTTAGCTGTTTCAATATGTGATATGCTTCAGACTACAAAATACGGAACATATCATGTTGTTAATGAAGGCTATTGCAGTTGGTATGAATTTGTGGTAGAGATTTTTAAACAGGCAGGGATAAATATAAAAGTGAACTCAATACCGACATCTGAGTATCCAACCAGAGCAAAAAGACCTCTCAATTCAAGATTATCAAAAGAAAAGCTTGATAAGAACGGTTTTAATAGGTTGCCGGAATGGAAGGATGCATTGAAAAGATATTTGGATGAATTATAG